The genome window TCCTGTACCACCAACGAACGCCGGACTGCCGGACCCCGGAATGTTCTTTTTCGTCTGGTTTGGAATCGTCGGGCTATCAATGACATGGCTTGGCTTCAGAGGCAGCGAGACTATCCTGACACGCCTTCATCAAGACGAACCTTGAACCACGCTTCGCTCGCACAGACACGAAGCGTTCCTGGGAGATCTCAGACTCATACTCCATCCGGCGCCGATGTCATTCTCAGGGGGACCCTCCCGAACGAGCAAACGACCGTATTCCATAGTTACGCCGGGGTCTTTAGAAATGACTGAGACCGTCTGCAGGCGAGTGCCTCGTATCCGATTTCCGCTACCCTACTTCAGCAACAGCATCTTTCGCGTACGAGAAAACGCCGGCGCAGTCATCCGGTAGAGATAGAGTCCGCTCGACAGTCCCGCCCCATCAAACACGACCGCGTGATGCCCGGCCTCCATGTATCCGTCGACCAACCGGTCTACTCGCTGGCCCAGCGAGTTGAACACCTCCAGTGTGACGCGACCGCTCACGGGCAGTGAGTACCGGACTTCGGAAGTCGGATTGAACGGGTTCGGATAGTTCTGCGCGAGCGCAAACTCCGCGGGAAGGGCCGAGTCCTCAATCCCGACCTGCGTCGATCGTGTAACGATGATGTAGTTCACGCTCAACAGCCATCCGGTCTTGTCAGAATCAGAATCGAACTCGAGACGCATGATGTGCTCACCGGCCTCGAGCGGCACGTTGCCAATTTCGATGGGCCGCCAGAACTGCCAGCCCCCCGTGCTCAGTACCGGTCGCTTTCCACTCACATCGATGCCGTCGATCAGCAGCGTCAGATTGCCGAAGCCCGGCACCGTTGCTACGTACGGCGCGAAATCGTACTGCCCGGCCTCTGCGGCAACGATCGTGTACTCCACCCATTCGCCGGCCGTAATCCAGTATATGTCGAACCCGCCGTCATTCGATCCCTCCAGGTCCACGCCCTCGTTCGGCCGGAACGCCAGTCCGATGTTGTTGGCGTCGGTATCGTGATAGGCCGTGCCTTCGCCGCCGTTGTCGTAGTGCTCAGCCTCAATCTTGCCGGGAACAGGTGCCGGTGAACCGTTGAACGGCGTGCCGTTCCCAAGCACACTGATAAGGACGCTGTCTTTCGCGGTAAGCGCCAGAGAGTTTGTGACCGTGAGCAATACCCGGTGGTCGCCTACCGTGTCGAAGGTGATAACGGTATCCGCGCTCGAACTCGTCCCGACCGATCCAAACTCCCAGTGATACTCCAGGTCACCGCCATTTCGATCGAAACTTCTGCTACCTTCGAACTCGACCGTCAGCGGCACCTTGCCCGAGGTTTTGTTCGCCCGCAGGAGTGCGACCGGGGCATTGGGGTTTTCGGTGAGCGTGCTGTACACACTCAACTCGCGCGGCCCGACAGTCATCGTGACTCCGTCCGAGAACGTGACTAGTCTTTCGAGTGAGCCGGCATTGTACGCCACGTACGTCAGTTCTCCGGCCGGCGTTCTGAACACGGAGTACATGGGGGTATCCGCGAACACCGTCGCGTCGTGACGGCCCATCTTCTTCAGGTTATACAGCCAGTGGAGGGTATGCGCACGCGATTCGCCGTCGAAGGGCGTGTAGTCCTCGTCGGCGTAGTAGTAGGAAAGCGCCCGGTTGGGATCGGCGAGCGCGAGATACTCCCACAGAACATCCTGCCAGATCGTCGGCTGGCCGTTCCGCTCTGCCACGATCTCGTCGTAATTCGCAATCACATACTCCGGATATCGACCCAGGTAGAGGGACCCCGCAGTCACCGGGAGGATGTTGATTCCGTGGATGAACTCCGGCTGTGCTCCAAACCATGTCGAGTGCA of Rhodothermales bacterium contains these proteins:
- a CDS encoding carbohydrate-binding protein encodes the protein TNTTVDWQYDEATADLITTYTYETTWMDDAANSTDETLTALYRHQWLNTAAPMTGHTYQSPNGVMKLIAGRSFTTELKFSGVLPALPDRGDYDKSELLALVQSVAGETLPVGPTYDNGKAMARFANLVHIADQLGATAERDHFISEIKRRLEEWFTVGGDQQYSYIDSWDVLTGYPSGFGADNQINDHHFHASYAIMSAATVARYDSAWVSQENWGGMVNLLIKDANNWDRTDPQFPFLRSHDAYAGHSWAAGHGDFGDGNNQESSSESMNFASAVILWGEATNQKDVRDLGVFLHATENSAVHQYWFDVDNEVFPADYPHVAIGMVWGGKGVHSTWFGAQPEFIHGINILPVTAGSLYLGRYPEYVIANYDEIVAERNGQPTIWQDVLWEYLALADPNRALSYYYADEDYTPFDGESRAHTLHWLYNLKKMGRHDATVFADTPMYSVFRTPAGELTYVAYNAGSLERLVTFSDGVTMTVGPRELSVYSTLTENPNAPVALLRANKTSGKVPLTVEFEGSRSFDRNGGDLEYHWEFGSVGTSSSADTVITFDTVGDHRVLLTVTNSLALTAKDSVLISVLGNGTPFNGSPAPVPGKIEAEHYDNGGEGTAYHDTDANNIGLAFRPNEGVDLEGSNDGGFDIYWITAGEWVEYTIVAAEAGQYDFAPYVATVPGFGNLTLLIDGIDVSGKRPVLSTGGWQFWRPIEIGNVPLEAGEHIMRLEFDSDSDKTGWLLSVNYIIVTRSTQVGIEDSALPAEFALAQNYPNPFNPTSEVRYSLPVSGRVTLEVFNSLGQRVDRLVDGYMEAGHHAVVFDGAGLSSGLYLYRMTAPAFSRTRKMLLLK